The Methylobacterium currus genome contains a region encoding:
- a CDS encoding SDR family NAD(P)-dependent oxidoreductase, with amino-acid sequence MAALFDLTGRVAVVTGGNGGIGLGMAEALAGAGCAVSIWGRDAEKNRRALARLEATGAPVAAETCDVADRQTVQRAFDATLARFGRVDGMFANAGVAGGGRRSFLERDAEEWRRTFAVNLDGVVSSFQVAARHMAERAGNGDAFGRLVATSSVASLLGAARNEHYGATKGALNAMVRALAVELARHGVTANAILPGWIESDMTAGLMANEKFVTFNLPRIPARRFGRPEDFGGIAVYLMSGASAYHTGQVLVIDGGYTVA; translated from the coding sequence ATGGCGGCCCTGTTCGATCTCACCGGCCGGGTGGCGGTGGTCACCGGCGGCAATGGCGGCATCGGGCTCGGGATGGCCGAGGCCCTGGCCGGAGCCGGATGTGCGGTCTCGATCTGGGGCCGCGACGCGGAGAAGAACCGGCGCGCCCTCGCTCGCCTCGAAGCCACGGGCGCCCCGGTCGCCGCCGAGACCTGCGACGTCGCCGACCGCCAGACGGTGCAGCGCGCCTTCGACGCGACGCTCGCGCGCTTCGGCCGGGTCGACGGGATGTTCGCCAATGCGGGGGTGGCCGGGGGCGGGCGGCGCTCGTTCCTGGAGCGGGACGCGGAGGAGTGGCGGCGGACCTTCGCGGTCAATCTCGACGGGGTGGTGTCGAGCTTCCAGGTCGCGGCGCGGCACATGGCCGAGCGCGCCGGCAACGGCGACGCCTTCGGGCGGCTCGTCGCCACGTCGAGCGTCGCCTCGCTGCTCGGTGCGGCCCGCAACGAGCATTACGGCGCCACCAAGGGGGCGCTGAACGCGATGGTGCGGGCGCTGGCGGTCGAGCTCGCCCGCCATGGCGTGACGGCGAACGCGATCCTGCCGGGCTGGATCGAGAGCGACATGACGGCGGGCCTGATGGCGAACGAGAAGTTCGTGACCTTCAACCTGCCGCGCATCCCCGCCCGCCGCTTCGGCCGGCCGGAGGATTTCGGGGGCATCGCCGTCTACCTGATGAGCGGGGCGTCGGCCTACCATACCGGCCAGGTGCTGGTGATCGACGGCGGCTACACGGTCGCGTGA
- a CDS encoding SCO family protein produces the protein MYLTPRMRRAAIPLLVFVLGLAVLGITASLMLGRPATGTSAVGGPFTLVNQDGRTVTDRDFAGKPHLVFFGFTHCPDICPTTLQQISDVLAALGPRGGDVKALFVTVDPERDNPAALKEYLSSFDPRIVGLTGSPEAVAATVKAYRAYSRKVPLKEGDYTMEHTALVYIMDGRGNFVGSLNLMRPAKDAAAEIARQL, from the coding sequence ATGTACCTCACGCCCCGGATGCGCCGCGCCGCGATCCCGCTCCTCGTCTTCGTCCTCGGTCTGGCCGTCCTGGGCATCACGGCCAGCCTGATGCTCGGCCGCCCGGCCACCGGCACCAGCGCGGTCGGCGGGCCGTTCACCCTGGTGAACCAGGACGGCCGCACCGTCACCGACCGGGACTTCGCCGGCAAGCCGCACCTGGTCTTCTTCGGTTTCACCCACTGCCCGGACATCTGCCCGACCACCCTGCAGCAGATCTCCGACGTGCTGGCGGCCCTCGGGCCGCGGGGAGGCGACGTGAAGGCGCTGTTCGTCACCGTCGACCCCGAGCGCGACAATCCGGCGGCGCTCAAGGAATACCTGTCGAGCTTCGATCCCCGTATCGTCGGTCTCACCGGCTCGCCCGAGGCGGTGGCCGCCACCGTGAAGGCCTACCGGGCCTATAGCCGCAAGGTGCCGCTGAAGGAGGGCGACTACACGATGGAGCATACGGCGCTCGTCTACATCATGGACGGGCGCGGCAACTTCGTCGGCTCGCTCAACCTGATGCGTCCGGCCAAGGACGCCGCCGCCGAGATCGCGCGCCAGCTCTGA
- a CDS encoding SDR family NAD(P)-dependent oxidoreductase yields the protein MARFTAKAVLVTGAGSGIGRASSLLFAREGAAVAVVDRDAAGAEETAAMIAAEGGRALALAADAGREPDVTGFLTAAERAFGRLDVIHANAGIGGGTVPFTEQSVELWEEVLRVNLIGAFLAIKHGGPLLLRHGGGAIVCTASVAGLRANAAGAAYSASKAGVISLVQTAADAFAGTGVRINAVCPGLIETGMTAGLFAAARAKGKADRIGQLNPSRRAGLPEEIAAAAVFLASDEASYINGQALAVDGGLSSTHPFVPRKA from the coding sequence ATGGCACGCTTCACGGCCAAGGCCGTCCTCGTCACCGGTGCCGGCAGCGGCATCGGCCGCGCCTCGTCCCTGCTCTTCGCCCGCGAGGGCGCTGCCGTCGCGGTGGTCGACCGCGACGCGGCCGGTGCCGAGGAGACCGCGGCGATGATCGCCGCGGAGGGCGGCCGGGCCCTGGCGCTCGCGGCGGATGCCGGCCGCGAGCCCGACGTGACCGGATTTCTCACGGCCGCCGAGCGGGCCTTCGGCCGGCTCGACGTGATCCACGCCAATGCGGGGATCGGCGGCGGCACCGTGCCGTTCACCGAGCAGAGCGTCGAACTCTGGGAGGAGGTGTTGCGCGTCAACCTGATCGGCGCCTTCCTGGCGATCAAGCATGGCGGGCCGCTGCTGCTGCGCCACGGCGGCGGCGCGATCGTCTGCACCGCCTCCGTTGCGGGCCTCAGGGCCAATGCGGCGGGTGCGGCCTACAGCGCCAGCAAGGCCGGGGTGATCAGCCTGGTCCAGACCGCGGCGGACGCCTTCGCGGGCACAGGTGTCCGGATCAACGCCGTCTGCCCCGGCCTGATCGAGACCGGCATGACGGCCGGCCTGTTCGCCGCGGCGCGGGCGAAAGGCAAGGCGGACCGCATCGGCCAGCTCAATCCCTCGCGCCGGGCGGGCCTCCCTGAGGAGATCGCCGCCGCGGCCGTCTTCCTGGCGAGCGACGAGGCCTCCTACATCAACGGCCAGGCGCTCGCGGTCGATGGCGGACTGTCAAGCACGCATCCGTTCGTGCCGCGAAAGGCCTGA
- a CDS encoding transporter substrate-binding domain-containing protein produces the protein MLMLAAVPALAAEAVTIPNFWNPRARLERPVPPQATRPVRFLTDDEYPPLHFAGPDGNPTGFSVELARAACEKLGLTCTVQVRRFDTLLDALQANQGDVVAAAIPLTPSLRANHRATRPYFRWPARFAVRADKSLPAPDVKVLSEHPAGVVSGTAHEAYLRTFFHVTPKTYPDLGTAEAALRRGEIAYLFGDGLALALWIGGTEAAGCCAFSGGDYLENRYFGEGTGFVTRKEDEVLARALDDALQRLWDEGKYAELYLRFFPVSPF, from the coding sequence ATGCTGATGCTCGCGGCGGTGCCGGCCCTCGCCGCCGAGGCGGTGACGATCCCGAACTTCTGGAACCCCCGCGCCCGGCTGGAGCGGCCCGTGCCGCCGCAGGCGACGCGGCCGGTGCGCTTCCTCACCGATGACGAGTACCCGCCGCTGCACTTCGCCGGGCCGGACGGCAACCCGACGGGCTTCTCGGTCGAGCTCGCCCGGGCGGCCTGCGAGAAGCTCGGCCTGACCTGCACCGTGCAGGTACGCCGCTTCGACACGCTGCTCGACGCGCTCCAGGCCAACCAGGGCGACGTGGTGGCGGCGGCGATCCCGCTCACCCCCTCCCTGCGGGCCAACCATCGGGCGACCCGGCCGTATTTCCGCTGGCCGGCCCGCTTCGCGGTGCGGGCTGACAAGAGCCTGCCGGCGCCCGACGTGAAGGTCTTGTCCGAGCACCCCGCCGGCGTGGTCTCGGGCACCGCGCACGAGGCGTATCTGCGCACATTCTTCCACGTGACCCCGAAGACCTACCCGGATCTCGGCACCGCCGAAGCGGCCCTGCGCCGCGGCGAGATCGCGTATCTGTTCGGCGACGGGCTCGCCCTGGCGCTGTGGATCGGCGGCACCGAAGCGGCGGGGTGCTGCGCCTTCTCGGGCGGCGACTACCTGGAGAATCGCTATTTCGGCGAGGGTACCGGCTTCGTCACCCGCAAGGAGGACGAGGTCCTGGCCCGCGCCCTCGACGACGCGCTCCAGCGCCTGTGGGACGAGGGGAAATATGCGGAGCTGTACCTGCGGTTCTTCCCGGTCAGCCCGTTCTGA
- a CDS encoding glycosyltransferase family 2 protein, producing MFVEVRSPQGAAIVLPGELAFLLGQGVDLAVVRDAAFIAQREGTEPAAALLRTGLMSEAAYYAALARALGRPFRSAGLVLHPEARFPDDVHRGAATGAGGEVVLAPAPGAVAALLSAGAPPGAVVTTPAALAAAVLQTAGPRAAARVAEALEVGAPDWAYRPGLHPAQILVLLLAVAGAPLLLDASPWLRLTALVVLNLTILAAIVFRLAAPLLHPDPLPVLLPAPVPEPELPVYTVLVALYREAEVVPRLIGALSRLDYPASKLDIKFMIEADDDATAAALAALTLPARFEVVTAPAGLPRTKPRALNVALPLARGEHLVVYDAEDVPDPGQLRAAAALFRAGSDRLACLQGRLVIDNTNDSWLTRCFTLEYAALFDVLLPLLTAAHLPVPLGGTTTHFRTRVLRDLHGWDAWNVTEDADLGLRLSLAGYRVGDLPLSTLEEAPAHGRPWLRQRTRWMKGYVQTTITHSRHPVRALRRLGPLGLFCAVAMVPGTVVSALAYPFGIALTAWHFAADPLPAGPDVLSNLATATGATVFAAGLGAMGVPALVGCLRRGWWSLAPWVLALPFYYGLVSAAAWLGLIELLMAPYRWNKTEHGLSATSRSGALRRR from the coding sequence ATGTTCGTCGAGGTCCGGTCTCCGCAGGGCGCCGCGATCGTCCTACCCGGCGAGCTCGCCTTCCTGCTCGGCCAGGGCGTCGATCTGGCGGTCGTGCGGGACGCCGCCTTCATCGCGCAGCGTGAGGGCACGGAGCCGGCGGCGGCGCTGCTGCGGACTGGCCTGATGAGCGAGGCCGCGTATTACGCCGCCCTCGCCCGGGCTCTGGGCCGGCCGTTCCGCAGTGCCGGCCTCGTCCTGCATCCCGAGGCCCGCTTTCCCGACGACGTCCACCGCGGCGCCGCCACCGGCGCCGGAGGGGAGGTTGTCCTCGCCCCGGCGCCCGGGGCGGTGGCGGCGCTCCTGTCCGCCGGCGCGCCGCCCGGGGCTGTCGTCACCACGCCGGCGGCGCTCGCCGCGGCGGTGCTCCAGACCGCCGGCCCCCGGGCCGCGGCCCGGGTCGCGGAGGCGCTGGAGGTGGGCGCGCCCGACTGGGCCTACCGCCCGGGGCTGCACCCGGCGCAGATCCTCGTCCTGCTGCTCGCCGTCGCGGGGGCACCGCTCCTCCTCGACGCCTCGCCCTGGCTGCGGCTCACCGCCTTGGTGGTGCTCAACCTGACGATCCTGGCGGCGATCGTCTTTCGCCTCGCCGCCCCGCTGCTGCATCCCGATCCCCTGCCCGTTCTCCTGCCAGCACCCGTGCCGGAGCCTGAGCTGCCGGTCTACACCGTGCTGGTGGCGCTCTACCGCGAGGCCGAGGTGGTGCCGCGCTTGATCGGCGCGCTCAGCCGCCTCGACTACCCGGCCTCGAAGCTCGACATCAAATTCATGATCGAGGCCGACGACGACGCCACCGCCGCGGCCCTGGCCGCGCTGACGCTGCCGGCGCGGTTCGAGGTGGTGACGGCGCCCGCCGGCCTGCCCCGCACCAAGCCGCGGGCCCTCAACGTCGCCCTGCCGCTCGCCCGCGGCGAGCACCTCGTGGTCTACGACGCCGAGGACGTGCCGGATCCGGGCCAGTTGCGGGCAGCCGCCGCCCTGTTCCGCGCCGGCTCCGACCGGCTCGCCTGCCTGCAGGGCCGGCTGGTGATCGACAACACGAACGATTCGTGGCTCACCCGCTGCTTCACCCTCGAATACGCGGCGCTCTTCGACGTGCTCCTGCCGCTGCTGACGGCGGCGCACCTGCCGGTGCCGCTCGGCGGCACGACCACGCATTTCCGCACGCGAGTGCTGCGCGACCTGCACGGCTGGGACGCCTGGAACGTCACCGAGGATGCCGATCTCGGCCTGCGCCTGAGCCTTGCCGGCTACCGGGTCGGCGACCTGCCGCTCTCGACCCTGGAGGAGGCCCCCGCCCACGGGCGGCCCTGGCTGCGCCAGCGCACCCGCTGGATGAAGGGGTACGTCCAGACCACGATCACCCACAGCCGGCACCCCGTCCGGGCCTTGCGGCGCCTCGGCCCCCTCGGCCTGTTCTGTGCGGTCGCGATGGTGCCCGGCACGGTCGTCTCGGCGCTGGCCTACCCGTTCGGGATCGCGCTGACGGCCTGGCACTTCGCCGCGGATCCGCTGCCGGCCGGTCCGGACGTCCTCAGCAACCTGGCGACGGCGACAGGCGCGACCGTCTTCGCCGCGGGGCTCGGCGCGATGGGGGTGCCGGCGCTCGTCGGGTGCCTGCGGCGGGGCTGGTGGAGCCTCGCCCCGTGGGTGCTCGCGCTGCCGTTCTATTATGGCCTCGTCAGCGCGGCGGCCTGGCTCGGCCTCATCGAGCTGCTGATGGCGCCCTATCGCTGGAACAAGACCGAGCACGGGCTCTCCGCCACCTCCCGCAGCGGGGCGCTGCGGCGGCGCTGA
- a CDS encoding LLM class flavin-dependent oxidoreductase, with translation MPPLSILDLAPIPQGSTPGDALRNTLDLAQHADRWGFTRYWVAEHHNMTGIASAATAVVVGYIAGGTHRIRVGAGGIMLPNHSPMVIAEQFGTLAELYPGRIDLGLGRAPGTDQRTLRALRRDPAASDHFPQDVLELQTLLGPLDAGRVIQAVPGTNTNVPLWILGSSLFGAQLAAMLGLPYAFASHFAPDALMQAMEVYRARFEPSAQAAKPHAMVGVNVIAAETDGEARRLFTSAQQSFTNIFRGTRGQLPPPIDDIETYWSGHEKLQASGMLACSVVGSPETVRQGLAAIAARTGADELMVAAAIYDHRARLRSYEILADLLPGVSQRAETAIRAPAHA, from the coding sequence ATGCCGCCACTCTCCATTCTCGACCTCGCGCCGATCCCGCAGGGATCCACGCCCGGCGACGCGCTGCGCAACACCCTCGACCTTGCGCAGCATGCCGACCGGTGGGGCTTCACCCGCTACTGGGTGGCCGAGCACCACAACATGACCGGCATCGCGAGCGCCGCGACCGCGGTGGTGGTGGGCTACATCGCCGGGGGCACGCACCGGATCCGGGTCGGGGCCGGCGGCATCATGCTGCCGAACCACTCGCCGATGGTGATCGCCGAGCAGTTCGGCACGCTCGCCGAGCTCTATCCGGGCCGCATCGACCTCGGGCTCGGCCGGGCGCCCGGCACCGACCAGCGCACCCTGCGGGCGCTGCGCCGCGATCCCGCCGCCTCCGACCATTTCCCGCAGGACGTGCTGGAACTCCAGACGCTGCTGGGGCCGCTCGATGCCGGGCGGGTGATCCAGGCGGTGCCCGGCACCAACACCAACGTGCCGCTATGGATCCTCGGCTCCAGCCTGTTCGGGGCCCAGCTCGCCGCGATGCTGGGGCTGCCCTACGCCTTCGCGTCGCATTTCGCGCCCGATGCGCTGATGCAGGCGATGGAGGTCTACCGCGCCCGCTTCGAGCCCTCGGCGCAAGCGGCCAAGCCGCACGCCATGGTCGGCGTCAACGTGATCGCGGCGGAGACCGACGGCGAGGCGCGCCGCCTGTTCACCTCGGCGCAGCAATCCTTCACCAATATCTTCCGCGGCACGCGCGGCCAGCTGCCGCCGCCGATCGACGACATCGAGACCTACTGGTCGGGCCACGAGAAGCTCCAGGCCTCGGGCATGCTGGCCTGCTCGGTGGTCGGCTCGCCCGAGACGGTGCGGCAGGGCCTCGCGGCCATCGCGGCGCGCACGGGGGCCGACGAGCTGATGGTGGCTGCCGCGATCTACGACCATCGGGCTCGCTTGCGCTCCTACGAGATCCTGGCGGACTTGCTGCCGGGCGTTTCGCAGCGGGCCGAGACCGCGATCCGCGCGCCCGCCCACGCTTAA